A genome region from Arachis duranensis cultivar V14167 chromosome 8, aradu.V14167.gnm2.J7QH, whole genome shotgun sequence includes the following:
- the LOC107461728 gene encoding LOW QUALITY PROTEIN: P-loop NTPase domain-containing protein LPA1 homolog 2-like (The sequence of the model RefSeq protein was modified relative to this genomic sequence to represent the inferred CDS: inserted 2 bases in 1 codon): MMERSDYAMRGRKPEISESGSGTATDTDTVMGEVGKILYMVVVDDDADKKDKGKDSFRYTRPVLQSTLQLMGCKARHAFKISQRVFELTRNGSSTDDFQSDGMILSGFHASNSNIVEKDARAAAAICLDKTDLGSXTVFVQREKFLDIVCEALAEYKYMGPNQRADLALACKIRERKESMTVLLCGTSGCGKSTLSALLGSRLGITTVVSTDSIRHMMRSFADEKENPLLWASTYHAGECLDPIAVAEAKARRKFNKQAGVLHTLSKDELNEDHNSRKPDTRTLEVGSGAATELLNAKQMAVEGYKAQSEMVIESLDRLITAWEERKESVVVEGVHLSLNFVMGLMKKHPSIIPFMIYITNEDKHMERFAVRAKYMTLDPAKNKYVKYIRNIRTIQDYLCKRADKHLVPKINNTNVDKSVAAIHATVFGCLRRREAGEQLYDPVRNTVTVVDEEYQNQCAANSLSSKGMFQLIQRKGSSRHLMALVNSDGSVAKAWPVHSFDGNGKPIWGYGPENGIGNLMYGPLRIGKAETVNLQFGLYGISAWPSDGGTSRTGSVDESRADETDTGSRYLSSCCSSPRLSDGPAKEVKEDLSVHGSDEEIDDQLEAGSDEDLSDDGDKHRHEEIGSVDEESTKSDEEYDDLAMQDVQASGYWSDDDDGFKNKVNSVSWDQGTKLQGSKYRQNLDLFLRTRSEPVTESLCSYSSLLVEKSEKRLPPTGKAKLRKRSLSIPAL; the protein is encoded by the exons ATGATGGAGAGAAGCGATTATGCGATGCGTGGAAGGAAGCCGG aAATTTCAGAATCTGGATCAGGTACAGCTACAGATACAGATACAGTGATGGGTGAGGTGGGGAAAATACTGTACATGGTTGTGGTTGATGACGACGCCGACAAGAAGGACAAAGGAAAGGACTCTTTTCGCTACACTCGCCCTGTTCTTCAGAGCACGCTCCAGCTCATGGGATGCAAAGCTCGCCATGCCTTCAAG ATCAGCCAAAGAGTATTTGAGCTCACAAGGAATGGGAGTTCTACTGATGATTTTCAGTCCGACGGAATGATATTGTCTGGTTTCCATGCTTCCAACAGTAATATTGTTGAAAAAGATGCTCGTGCTGCTGCTGCTATTTGCCTGGATAAAACAGACCTCGGCAG CACAGTATTTGTCCAGAGAGAGAAATTTCTAGATATTGTCTGCGAAGCTTTGGCTGAGTACAAATACATGGGCCCAAACCAGAGAGCCGACTTGGCATTAGCATGCAA GATTCGAGAACGAAAGGAATCCATGACAGTGCTGTTGTGTGGCACCAGTGGCTGTGGCAAATCCACATTGTCTGCACTGCTG GGTAGCCGATTGGGAATCACAACTGTGGTATCAACTGATTCTATAAGGCACATGATGAGAAGTTTTGCTGATGAGAAGGAGAATCCTTTGCTTTGGGCCTCCACTTACCATGCAGGGGAGTGTTTGGATCCTATTGCTGTTGCAGAAGCAAAGGCCAGAAGGAAATTTAACAAGCAGGCTGGTGTGTTACATACACTTTCCAAGGATGAATTAAACGAGGATCATAATTCTAGGAAACCTGATACCCGGACATTGGAGGTTGGATCTGGTGCTGCTACTGAACTGCTAAATGCAAAACAAATGGCTGTAGAAGGATACAAGGCGCAAAGTGAGATGGTGATTGAAAGTCTTGACAGACTAATCACTGCCTGGGAAGAACGAAAAGAGTCTGTTGTTGTTGAGGGAGTTCACTTGAGTCTTAACTTCGTT ATGGGGCTTATGAAGAAACATCCCTCAATCATACCATTCATGATATACATTACAAATGAGGACAAGCATATGGAAAGATTTGCTGTTCGAGCAAAGTATATGACATTGGACCCagctaaaaataaatatgtaaagtATATTAGAAACATTAGGACAATCCAGGATTATCTCTGTAAGCGTGCTGACAAACATTTAGTTCCCAAAATAAACAATACAAATGTTGATAAGAGTGTAGCAGCCATCCATGCTACCGTCTTTGGTTGTCTTCGTAGGCGTGAAGCTGGAGAACAGTTATATGATCCTGTTAGAAATACAGTAACAGTTGTAGATGAGGAATATCAAAATCAATGTGCAGCCAATTCTCTGAGCTCGAAAGGAATGTTTCAGTTGATCCAGAGAAAAGGTTCTTCTAGGCATCTTATGGCTCTTGTAAACAGTGATGGATCTGTGGCAAAGGCTTGGCCTGTTCATTCTTTTGACGGTAATGGCAAACCTATATGGGGCTATGGACCTGAGAATGGCATTGGAAATCTAATGTATGGACCTTTACGGATCGGCAAGGCAGAAACTGTAAATCTTCAGTTTGGTTTGTATGGGATCAGTGCTTGGcccagtgatggaggcactagTCGCACTGGAAGTGTCGATGAGTCAAGAGCGGATGAGACTGATACAGGAAGCAGATATCTATCCTCGTGCTGTAGCTCACCAAGGCTGTCCGATGGACCGGCAAAGGAG GTCAAGGAGGATCTTTCAGTGCATGGCAGTGATGAAGAGATTGATGATCAACTGGAGGCGGGCAGTGATGAAGATTTAAGTGACGATGGTGACAAACATCGCCATGAGGAG ATTGGATCAGTTGACGAGGAATCTACGAAGTCTGACGAGGAGTATGATGATTTAGCCATGCAAGATGTGCAGGCGAGCGGGTATTGGTCAGATGACGACGATGGATTCAAGAATAAGGTCAATTCTGTTTCCTGGGACCAAGGAACAAAACTGCAAGGCAGTAAGTATCGCCAGAACTTGGATCTCTTCCTTAGAACTAGAAGTGAGCCAGTGACAGAGTCCCTGTGCTCATATTCGTCTTTGCTTGTGGAAAAGAGTGAAAAGAGGTTGCCACCGACTGGTAAAGCCAAATTGAGAAAACGATCCCTGAGTATTCCTGCACTATGA